The Peptacetobacter hiranonis DNA window ACCACCTTCGTGAGTATTTATATTATTGGCAAATGAATATATATTTTCTGTATATCCATCTGTGTACTGCATAGCTATTTCAACTAGACAATCATCTACTTTTTTATCTATATATACTATATCTTCGTGTATTCCTGTTCTAGACTTATTAAGGAATTTAACGTATTCAACAAGACCTCCTGTATAATGGAAATCTCTATATTTTTCCTTACCTTCTCTTTTATCCTCAAATATTATTTTTATACCCTTATTTAAGAATGAAAGTTCTCTAAGTCTGTATTCAAGTGTATCGAAGCTAAATTCTATTTCATCGAAAACTTCTGCATCAGGCATAAAAGATATTATAGTACCTGTATGGTCTGATTCTCCAACTACCTCTAATTTAGTCTGAGGATTTCCTTTTTTGTATTCCTGTCTATAAGCCTTTCCATCTCTGTGAACTTCAGCCACTAACCATTCAGAAAGTGCATTAACAACAGAAACCCCAACACCGTGAAGACCTCCAGATACCTTATATCCTCCACCGCCGAATTTACCACCGGCATGAAGAACAGTAAGTACTGTTTCAAGAGTTGATAATCCAGTCTTTGGATGAACCTCTACTGGTATCCCCCTACCATCATCTTCTACAGTTATACTTCCATCTGCATTTATAGCAACGTATATTTTTGAGCAATTTCCAGCAAGTGCCTCATCTATACTGTTGTCTACTACTTCGTACACTAAATGATGTAGTCCTCTAGGACCAGTTGATCCAATGTACATTCCAGGTCTTTTTCTAACAGCTTCTAAACCTTCAAGAACCTGAATTTGACTTGCACCGTATTCCTGTTTCATTTAATTTCCTCCATTCTCCGTTTTAACTACTTTTCCATTATCTATATAAAAAACTGTAGTATTATTCATATCCAGTACGTTTTTATGTAGATACTCAGCAGTTGTAATAAACATTTGAACATCTTTTAGATTGTCGACCAAAAGCTTTTGTCTTTTTTCATCGAGCTCACTAAAAACATCGTCCAAAATTAGAAGCGGATATTCTCCAACTTCTCTATTTATAAGTTCTATTTCAGATAATTTCAACGATATAGACGCTGTCCTCTGCTGCCCTTGAGAGCCATAAAGTCTAACATCCAAACCATTTATCTGGATTAAAATATCGTCCTTATGAATCCCATATCCACTGATTCTCATATCTAAATCGTGCTTTCTCTTATCCTTTAAAATATTGATAAACTTATCTTTTACACTAGATTCATCATTTATCTGAATCTGGCTTTTATAAATAACATTTAAATCCTCTTTATTATCAGTCAATCTAGCATGCATATCTTTTGAAATCTCAGCAATTCTTTCAATAAATTTTTTCCTAAACATAAAAATCTTACTTCCGTAATCTGCCAAACTTTCATCGTATACATCCAAAAGATTTAAATCAGGATTCATATTTTTCAAAAGCTTGTTTCTATTCGCCAAAATTTTGTTATAACCAGTCAAAAGACCATAGTAGCCAGGTACAATCTGACTTATTTCCCTATCTATAAAGCTTCTTCTTATTTTAGGACCGTCTTTGACTAGCCTTAAATCTTCAGGCGAAAAAATAACGACATTTATATTTCCTAAAAGCTCAGCTAATTTTACGATAGGTATTTTATTTACCTTTATTCCCTTTTTAGCCTTACTTATAGCTATTTCAACCATTCCATTTCTTCCATTCTTTTCATAACCACCCCCGACATAAAGATTTTCTGTATTAAACTTAATAAGTTCTCTATCTCTATTCGTTCTAAATGATTTTCCAAATGCGAGTAAATATATGGATTCAGCTATATTTGTTTTTCCTTGACCATTAGATCCAAGTAATAAATTTATTCTATCGTTAAATTCTATATATAGCTTGTCGTAATTTCTATAATTAACCAATTGAAGATTTTTTAGTTTCACAAAAACTCTCCTCTATTCTGCTACAACTTTTATCATTTCGCCTTCAACTTCAATTATATCTCCGTCAAAAAGCTTTTTACCTCTTCTTGTTTCAACTTCTCCATTAACTTTTACAAGCTCTTCTGCTATAAGAAATTTAGCATGTCCTCCTGTAGAGGCTATGTCTGCTAATTTTAGAGCTTGATCAAGTTTTATGTATTCAGAATCTATTTTGATTTCTATCATACTCGATCCTCCTTTAAAAAATATAAACGGTAAATCATAAGATACCTAATTATATAATTATACCATATTTTTAAAAATTAAGCACTATAAGACAAAATACCCTATATGCTTATATATATGCCTTTATATTCGATTTGATAGCCTTATAATTATATTTTTATGTGCTACCTCAAGCCTGTTAAATACAAAACATACGTTCTTTAATTTTTTAAAATAAAAGCAGCTGAAATAAATTAAATTATCAGCTGCTTTTTATAAACTTTGTAAAATTTTATTTATTACATATTAGAAGACATTCTTACAGGAAGAAGTAAATAAGTGTAATCTATTTCATCAACTGGTTTTACTATACATGGATTCACATTTGTTGTAAATTCTATATATATTTCTTCACTGTCTATATTTTTAAGCCCTTCCATTAAATATCTTGAATTAAATGCTATGTCTAGGTATTCTCCTTCAAGCTCTAATGAAACTTCTTCATAAACATTTCCTCTATCAGTATTTGAAGTTATAACCATTGCATCATCTCTTATAGATAATTTTATAAGGTTATTTCTTTCTGACTGAGAAAGAAGAGATGCTCTTTCTATACTGTTTAAAAGTGCTTTTGATTTTAATTTTATTCTAGAATTATATTCTTTTGGAAGAAGTCTACTATAATCTATAAAATCTCCTTCTAATAATCTAGTTACTACTTTTGTATCTCCTAACATAAATACTGCATTTTTTTCAGTAAATCCTACATTTATGCTTCCTTCACCTGTCATTAAACTGTTTATATCAACTAATGTCTTTCCAGGTATTATAACTTTTATATCTTTTGTAAAACTATCTATTGAGCAGCTTCTAACTGCTAGTCTATATCCATCTATAGCAACAAGGCTTGCTTTTCCATTTTCAGCTTCTAAAAGCTCTCCCATTAATACAGGTTTTGTCTGGTCCTGAGATATAGCAAAAGATGTCTGTTTTATCATATCTTTTAGTAGTTCTTGAGGAATAGAATACATTTCACTTTCTTCTACATCTGAAAAAGCTGGATATTCTTCTGCTGAATGTCCTTTTATAGTAAATCTTGAGTTTTCACAATAGATATGTACATTATTATTTGCATCAGTTTCTATCTGTACAAATGAATCAGGTAACTTTCTAACTATATCTCCAAATAGTTTTGCATCAAGTACTATTTTTCCATCTTCTTCTATTTCAGACTGAACAAAAGTTTCTATTCTTATCTCTGCATCAGATCCAGTAAGTTTTAAAGCACCATTCTCAGTTGATAATAGGATACCTTTTAATAGCTCTATTGTCGTTCTACTATTTATAGCTTTTTGAACTATACTTATCTTTTGAGATAAAATTTTCTGATTGCATATAAGTTTCATTTTTTTCCTCCTTAGTTGTTTTGTGGATATCTTTTTTATCCTTAAAACTAAATAAATATATAAGAAACTTAGTAGTAATAGTAGTAAGGGGTGTTATTAATGTTGATAATTTGGATATGTGTTTAAATTTCAATAAAAACTTCTGTAGATAGTTTGTGAATATCTACCTTGACAACAATGTATTAATTTGTTGATAAATTATGGATAAAAGTTATTAACATTTTATTCTATATTTATCAACAAGAATAATGTGAATAGTTTTTATCAACATTAGATATTAAAAGTTTACTATTATCTACTATAATTTATAATTCCGATATTTAAATTTATCCTTTTAAGTCATTTATTATTTTTTCAACTTTTAATTTTAAATCGATATTTTCTTTTAAGTCTTTGCTTATTTTGTCGCAAGCATGTATTACAGTAGTATGATCTCTACCACCAAACTCTTCACCTATTTTTGGAAGAGAAAG harbors:
- the yaaA gene encoding S4 domain-containing protein YaaA, with translation MIEIKIDSEYIKLDQALKLADIASTGGHAKFLIAEELVKVNGEVETRRGKKLFDGDIIEVEGEMIKVVAE
- the recF gene encoding DNA replication/repair protein RecF (All proteins in this family for which functions are known are DNA-binding proteins that assist the filamentation of RecA onto DNA for the initiation of recombination or recombinational repair.), which translates into the protein MKLKNLQLVNYRNYDKLYIEFNDRINLLLGSNGQGKTNIAESIYLLAFGKSFRTNRDRELIKFNTENLYVGGGYEKNGRNGMVEIAISKAKKGIKVNKIPIVKLAELLGNINVVIFSPEDLRLVKDGPKIRRSFIDREISQIVPGYYGLLTGYNKILANRNKLLKNMNPDLNLLDVYDESLADYGSKIFMFRKKFIERIAEISKDMHARLTDNKEDLNVIYKSQIQINDESSVKDKFINILKDKRKHDLDMRISGYGIHKDDILIQINGLDVRLYGSQGQQRTASISLKLSEIELINREVGEYPLLILDDVFSELDEKRQKLLVDNLKDVQMFITTAEYLHKNVLDMNNTTVFYIDNGKVVKTENGGN
- the dnaN gene encoding DNA polymerase III subunit beta, which produces MKLICNQKILSQKISIVQKAINSRTTIELLKGILLSTENGALKLTGSDAEIRIETFVQSEIEEDGKIVLDAKLFGDIVRKLPDSFVQIETDANNNVHIYCENSRFTIKGHSAEEYPAFSDVEESEMYSIPQELLKDMIKQTSFAISQDQTKPVLMGELLEAENGKASLVAIDGYRLAVRSCSIDSFTKDIKVIIPGKTLVDINSLMTGEGSINVGFTEKNAVFMLGDTKVVTRLLEGDFIDYSRLLPKEYNSRIKLKSKALLNSIERASLLSQSERNNLIKLSIRDDAMVITSNTDRGNVYEEVSLELEGEYLDIAFNSRYLMEGLKNIDSEEIYIEFTTNVNPCIVKPVDEIDYTYLLLPVRMSSNM